From the genome of Streptomyces sp. NBC_01317, one region includes:
- a CDS encoding DUF4153 domain-containing protein, with the protein MAGVRRTVREAASAAGARVRRVYGESPLHLLVLLTSFVICCYAGVLLLDRDDWGGILIWFVGAAVLHDLVLAPLYALLDRAVRSALGRRPSLPRTAVNYVRVPAAVSLLLLLVYWPLVTRASPSYEAATRLDIGVFLGRWLLITAALFVASALWLGWRTWYGRRARARARVRQDPPHRTG; encoded by the coding sequence GTGGCCGGCGTGAGAAGGACGGTCCGGGAGGCGGCCTCGGCGGCCGGGGCGCGCGTCCGGCGGGTGTACGGCGAGTCGCCGCTCCACCTGCTCGTCCTGCTGACGTCGTTTGTCATCTGCTGTTACGCGGGGGTGCTGCTGCTGGACAGGGACGACTGGGGCGGGATCCTGATCTGGTTCGTGGGCGCGGCCGTGCTGCACGACCTGGTGCTGGCGCCGCTGTACGCGCTCCTCGACCGTGCGGTGCGCTCCGCGCTGGGGCGGCGGCCGTCCCTGCCGCGTACGGCGGTCAATTACGTCCGCGTCCCGGCCGCCGTCTCGCTGCTGTTGCTGTTGGTGTACTGGCCGTTGGTGACGCGGGCCTCGCCGTCCTACGAGGCGGCGACCCGGCTCGACATCGGGGTGTTCCTGGGGCGTTGGCTGCTGATCACGGCGGCGCTGTTCGTGGCGTCGGCGCTCTGGCTGGGGTGGCGGACGTGGTACGGCCGACGGGCGCGGGCGCGGGCCCGGGTCCGGCAGGACCCGCCCCACCGGACCGGGTGA
- a CDS encoding 4a-hydroxytetrahydrobiopterin dehydratase, which produces MPTEPLSPQETEDRLRELPGWSLENGRITRTYRLGSHRAAAAMVAHVAAIQDELNHHSDLTLGYDTLSLTVNTHDAGDAVTGLDLALARRVEDIAPAHGAN; this is translated from the coding sequence ATGCCCACCGAGCCGCTGTCGCCGCAGGAGACCGAGGACCGGCTGAGGGAACTGCCCGGCTGGTCCCTGGAGAACGGCCGGATCACTCGTACGTACCGCCTCGGCTCGCACCGGGCCGCCGCCGCCATGGTCGCGCACGTGGCCGCGATCCAGGACGAGTTGAACCACCACTCCGACCTGACCCTGGGCTACGACACGCTCTCCCTCACGGTGAACACGCACGACGCGGGCGACGCCGTCACCGGCCTCGACCTGGCCCTCGCGCGCCGCGTCGAGGACATCGCACCTGCTCACGGCGCGAACTGA
- a CDS encoding molybdopterin-dependent oxidoreductase: protein MRTPPFLPRFRGRLHDPRTATAVGRWLGLAILVCFVTGVTSHYLQEPPGWAAGHLPTRPVSGYRVTQSLHVISGIAAIPLLLVKLWTVCPRLFEWPPIRSVAHAGERISIAVLVAATLLELFMGLLNTIQWYPWPFPFRAVHWALAFVIIGALLVHLAVKAPVIAAHWRRTSRATTRLDAREAAGEVATAGAERRSLLLGLAASVGAVTLVSAGQSVTPLRKLVLLAPRDPRVGPQGLPVNRTAKAAGITPDDLRGWRLRVGGPKPYELTLAELRAMPQTRVELPLACVEGWSKSAHWEGVRIKDLLARAGLPDGASLRIVSMQRHGGYGVTAMDSAYTRDGLTLLALRLNGEILAPDHGYPARIIAPNRPGVLQTKWVTRLEVL, encoded by the coding sequence ATGCGTACCCCGCCTTTCCTCCCCCGATTCAGAGGCCGATTGCACGACCCGCGCACGGCGACGGCGGTGGGCCGATGGCTCGGACTCGCGATTCTGGTCTGCTTTGTCACGGGTGTCACCAGCCATTACCTCCAGGAACCACCTGGTTGGGCGGCCGGGCACCTCCCCACCAGGCCTGTCTCCGGCTACCGCGTCACCCAGAGCCTCCATGTCATCAGCGGGATCGCCGCGATTCCCCTGCTTCTGGTGAAACTCTGGACGGTCTGTCCGAGGCTTTTCGAGTGGCCTCCGATCCGTTCCGTCGCGCACGCGGGGGAACGGATCTCCATCGCCGTTCTGGTCGCCGCCACCCTGCTCGAACTGTTCATGGGACTCCTCAACACCATTCAGTGGTATCCCTGGCCCTTTCCCTTCCGGGCTGTCCACTGGGCGCTGGCCTTTGTCATCATCGGCGCGCTGCTCGTCCACCTCGCCGTGAAGGCCCCCGTGATCGCCGCGCACTGGCGCCGTACCTCACGGGCGACGACGCGTCTCGACGCGCGGGAGGCGGCGGGCGAAGTGGCCACGGCCGGCGCCGAGCGGCGCTCGCTGCTGCTCGGCCTCGCCGCGTCGGTCGGCGCGGTCACGCTCGTCTCCGCCGGACAGTCCGTCACCCCGCTGCGGAAGCTGGTGCTCCTCGCCCCACGGGACCCGCGCGTCGGTCCGCAGGGCCTGCCGGTCAACCGCACGGCCAAGGCCGCCGGCATCACCCCCGACGACCTGCGCGGGTGGCGGCTGCGGGTCGGCGGACCGAAGCCGTACGAACTCACCCTCGCCGAACTCCGCGCGATGCCGCAGACCCGCGTCGAACTGCCCCTGGCCTGCGTCGAGGGCTGGTCCAAGTCGGCCCACTGGGAAGGCGTCCGGATCAAGGACCTGCTGGCCCGCGCGGGACTGCCGGACGGCGCGTCGCTGCGGATCGTCTCGATGCAGCGCCACGGCGGATACGGCGTGACCGCGATGGACAGCGCGTACACCCGCGACGGGCTCACCCTGCTGGCGCTGCGCCTCAACGGCGAGATCCTGGCGCCCGACCACGGCTATCCGGCCCGGATCATCGCGCCGAACCGGCCCGGGGTGCTCCAGACGAAGTGGGTCACACGACTGGAGGTGCTCTGA
- a CDS encoding AraC family transcriptional regulator produces the protein MDVLAGLLDGPRARGAFLLRMVMEPPWSVRIEDRAPLCLMCVTRGEAWIVPGDGGEAIHLRPGDVAIARGPDPYTAAGDPATAPRALIGPGGVCHTLEGEPLAQSMRLGVRTWGNAPDGATTMLIGTYQMDGEVSRRLLDALPALIHLPADAWNGPLMPVLDDEISRDEPGQSVVLDRVLDLMLIAVLRAWFSRPGAEAPGWYRAMADPSVGNALRLLQSDPAQPWTVASLATACGVSRAGLARRFTDLVGEPPMAYLTGWRLALAADLLRGSDVTVEAVARKVGYSGSFALSTAFKRVRGVSPQEYRAGAAAQPPAPDSLPEPQHS, from the coding sequence ATGGACGTACTCGCCGGACTCCTCGACGGACCGCGCGCCAGGGGGGCCTTTCTGCTCCGCATGGTGATGGAACCGCCGTGGTCCGTCCGGATCGAGGACCGCGCCCCCCTCTGCCTGATGTGCGTCACGCGCGGCGAGGCCTGGATCGTTCCCGGCGACGGGGGCGAGGCGATCCACCTGCGCCCCGGTGACGTGGCGATCGCGCGCGGCCCCGACCCGTACACTGCCGCCGGCGACCCGGCGACCGCCCCCCGCGCGCTCATCGGCCCCGGCGGGGTCTGCCACACCCTGGAGGGCGAGCCGCTCGCGCAGTCGATGCGGCTGGGCGTACGGACCTGGGGCAACGCCCCCGACGGGGCGACGACGATGCTCATCGGCACGTACCAGATGGACGGCGAGGTCAGCCGCCGGTTGCTGGACGCCCTGCCCGCCCTGATCCACCTGCCCGCCGACGCGTGGAACGGGCCGTTGATGCCGGTCCTCGACGACGAGATCTCCCGGGACGAACCGGGGCAGAGCGTCGTTCTCGATCGGGTGCTCGACCTGATGCTGATCGCCGTGCTCCGGGCATGGTTCTCCCGCCCCGGCGCGGAGGCGCCCGGCTGGTACCGCGCCATGGCCGATCCGTCGGTCGGCAACGCCCTGCGGCTGCTCCAGAGCGATCCGGCCCAGCCCTGGACGGTCGCCTCGCTCGCCACCGCGTGCGGTGTCTCGCGGGCCGGGCTCGCCCGCCGCTTCACCGACCTGGTGGGGGAGCCACCGATGGCGTACCTGACCGGCTGGCGCCTGGCGCTCGCGGCGGATCTGCTGCGCGGGTCGGACGTGACGGTCGAGGCGGTGGCGCGGAAGGTCGGCTACAGCGGCTCGTTCGCGCTGAGCACGGCTTTCAAGCGGGTACGGGGCGTCAGCCCGCAGGAGTACCGGGCGGGCGCGGCGGCGCAGCCCCCGGCACCGGATTCTTTGCCGGAACCGCAACACAGTTAG
- a CDS encoding molybdopterin-dependent oxidoreductase — translation MSRNRARRSPPPTVAAMDVPPPSWRSPLRGPWLTSVLAVVLLAGIPVLWVTGLLSYAAYNPDLAPVNDKTPDKGLLGFYLFSWPTGPYWLYRVTQGVHVTLGIVLVPVVLAKLWSVAPKLFVLPPVRSVGHALDRLSLLLLVGGGLFTFATGVLNIQLEYIFPGSFYPLHFYGSWVFFGAFLAHAVLRLPRAVRALRGHDLRAELRTPASRTAPEPPDPESGLVPRDPAPPTVSRRGALGLVGLGSLALFAVTVGQSIGGSVRGTALLAPHGRDPGPGPNGFQINKTAESVRLRARDIGEDWRLVVRGGGRQAVLTRAQLERLPQHRSSLPIACVEGWSTSDQRWEGVRLVDLSALVGLDHRPPGVFVESAQLHGSFRSAALRDNQVRDTRSLLALRVNGARLSVDHGYPARIIVPGAPGVMNTKWVTRLSFGEAAWPA, via the coding sequence ATGAGTCGCAACCGGGCCCGGCGCTCCCCGCCGCCTACGGTCGCTGCCATGGACGTCCCTCCGCCGTCGTGGCGCAGCCCCCTGCGCGGGCCGTGGCTGACCTCGGTCCTCGCCGTGGTGCTGCTGGCCGGCATCCCCGTGCTGTGGGTCACCGGCCTGCTCTCGTACGCCGCGTACAACCCGGATCTCGCGCCGGTCAACGACAAGACACCGGACAAGGGCCTGCTCGGCTTCTACCTCTTCTCCTGGCCGACCGGCCCCTACTGGCTGTACCGCGTCACGCAGGGCGTCCATGTGACGCTCGGGATCGTGCTGGTGCCGGTGGTGCTCGCCAAGCTCTGGTCGGTCGCGCCCAAGCTGTTCGTCCTGCCGCCGGTACGGTCGGTGGGCCACGCGCTGGACCGGCTGTCGCTGCTCCTGCTGGTCGGGGGCGGGCTGTTCACGTTCGCCACGGGGGTACTCAACATCCAGTTGGAGTACATCTTCCCGGGGTCGTTCTATCCGCTGCACTTCTACGGGTCCTGGGTGTTCTTCGGCGCGTTCCTCGCACACGCGGTCCTCCGGCTGCCGCGTGCGGTACGGGCGCTGCGCGGCCACGACCTGCGCGCGGAGCTGCGGACGCCCGCGTCCCGTACGGCACCGGAGCCGCCCGATCCGGAGAGCGGCCTGGTCCCCCGCGACCCGGCGCCGCCGACCGTCTCGCGGCGGGGTGCGCTGGGCCTGGTGGGCCTGGGGTCGCTTGCCCTCTTCGCGGTGACGGTGGGTCAGAGCATCGGGGGCTCGGTACGCGGTACGGCGCTGCTCGCCCCGCACGGGCGCGATCCGGGCCCGGGGCCCAACGGCTTCCAGATCAACAAGACCGCCGAGTCTGTGCGGTTGAGGGCGCGGGACATCGGTGAGGACTGGCGCCTCGTCGTACGGGGCGGTGGCCGCCAGGCGGTCCTGACCCGGGCGCAGCTGGAGCGCCTGCCCCAGCACCGCTCGTCGTTGCCGATCGCGTGTGTCGAGGGGTGGTCGACGTCCGACCAACGGTGGGAGGGGGTACGGCTGGTGGATCTCTCGGCCCTGGTCGGCCTGGACCACCGGCCGCCCGGTGTCTTCGTGGAGTCGGCGCAGCTGCACGGTTCGTTCCGCTCGGCGGCGCTGCGGGACAACCAGGTCCGCGACACCCGGTCGCTGCTCGCGCTGCGGGTCAACGGGGCGCGGCTGTCGGTGGACCACGGCTATCCCGCGCGGATCATCGTGCCGGGCGCGCCGGGTGTGATGAACACCAAGTGGGTCACACGGCTGAGCTTCGGGGAGGCGGCGTGGCCGGCGTGA
- a CDS encoding helix-turn-helix domain-containing protein: protein MAVPGPAPAPASAPAPSVGPLLRDWRRRRRISQLDLALRADSSARHISFVETGRSRPSEEMVLRLAEHLDVPVRERNALLLAAGYAPRYTETTLDDPAMDVLREGLTELLRAYEPYPAVIVDGTYTVVAANRGIALLMEGLPEHLLAPPLNVMRITLHPEGLAPRILNLHEWRGHLLDQMERQLALSRSPALRELYDEVAAYPIRPAGIRTPTHGAQGPVLPGFALPLRIGHDGHELSFLSTIATFNTPMDVTVAELAMETFLPADPATAKYLASVTT, encoded by the coding sequence ATGGCAGTCCCCGGACCCGCACCCGCCCCCGCATCCGCCCCGGCCCCGTCCGTCGGCCCCCTGTTGCGCGACTGGCGCCGGCGGCGCCGGATCAGTCAGCTCGATCTGGCCCTGCGGGCGGATTCGTCCGCCCGGCACATCAGCTTCGTCGAGACGGGCCGCTCACGCCCCAGCGAGGAGATGGTGCTGCGGCTGGCCGAGCACCTCGATGTGCCGGTCAGGGAGCGCAACGCCCTGCTGCTGGCGGCCGGTTACGCGCCCCGGTACACGGAGACGACGCTGGACGACCCGGCCATGGACGTCCTGCGCGAGGGCCTGACCGAGCTGTTGCGGGCGTACGAGCCGTATCCGGCGGTGATCGTGGACGGGACGTACACGGTGGTGGCCGCCAACCGGGGCATCGCCCTGCTGATGGAGGGCCTGCCCGAGCACCTGCTCGCCCCGCCGCTGAACGTCATGCGGATCACTCTCCACCCGGAGGGGCTCGCCCCGCGCATCCTCAACCTGCACGAGTGGCGGGGGCATCTGCTGGACCAGATGGAACGCCAGCTGGCCCTCTCCCGCTCCCCCGCCCTGCGTGAGCTGTACGACGAGGTGGCGGCGTACCCCATACGCCCGGCCGGGATCCGGACGCCGACGCACGGGGCACAGGGACCCGTACTCCCGGGCTTCGCGCTGCCGCTGCGCATCGGGCACGACGGCCATGAGCTGTCCTTCCTCTCGACCATCGCCACGTTCAACACGCCGATGGACGTCACCGTCGCCGAACTGGCCATGGAAACCTTCCTCCCGGCCGACCCGGCGACGGCCAAGTACCTGGCGTCGGTGACCACGTAG
- a CDS encoding AMP-dependent synthetase/ligase: protein MREFTVPPLAAAPHVGGLADAVFEHARDDPHRVALGRKDDEGRWGDVTAGVFRDEVLALAKGLLAQGVRFGDRIALMCRTRYEWTLFDFALWSVGAQSVPIYPTSSAEQVHWMLHDAEVTACMVEHEDHAMTVGSVIDQLPRLKRLWQLDAGAVDELFAAGAPIDDDVVHRHRKAVTPDSVATVIYTSGTTGRPKGCVLTHAHFMYETDTVISRWEPVFHSRRGDEASTLLFLPLAHVFGRMVEIAAIRGRVKLGHQPELRANALLPDLAAFRPTFVLAVPYVFEKVYHAARRKAESEGKAGPFDKAVEVAVRHAEAREHRAFGIGPGPSATLRVQHQFFEKAVYSKVREAMGGRVRHAFSGGSAMDRRLGLFFEGAGVTIYEGYGLTESCAAATVNPPERTRFGTVGQPIPGTTVHIAEDGEIWLHGGLLFSGYLNDSRATDAVLRDGWLATGDLGSLDEDGYLTITGRKKEILVTSGGKSVSPGALEERVRAHPLVAQCIVVGNNRPYIAALVTVDHEAVEHWLTMRGKPPLKDRELVRDRDLELEIRRAVVAANTAVSQAESIRTFRILAHPFSEERGLLTPSLKLKRKAIETAYATEVEALYK, encoded by the coding sequence TTGCGCGAATTCACCGTTCCTCCCCTGGCGGCCGCGCCCCACGTAGGTGGGCTCGCGGACGCCGTGTTCGAGCATGCCCGCGACGACCCGCACCGGGTCGCCCTCGGCCGCAAGGACGACGAGGGCCGGTGGGGGGACGTGACCGCCGGCGTCTTCCGTGACGAGGTGCTGGCCCTGGCCAAGGGGCTGCTCGCGCAAGGGGTACGGTTCGGCGACCGGATCGCCCTGATGTGCCGTACGCGCTACGAGTGGACGCTCTTCGACTTCGCCCTCTGGTCCGTCGGCGCCCAGTCCGTACCGATCTACCCGACCTCCTCGGCCGAACAGGTCCACTGGATGCTGCACGACGCCGAGGTCACGGCCTGCATGGTCGAGCACGAGGACCACGCGATGACGGTCGGTTCCGTGATCGACCAGCTGCCCCGCCTCAAGCGGCTGTGGCAGCTGGACGCCGGCGCGGTGGACGAACTGTTCGCGGCGGGCGCGCCCATCGACGACGACGTCGTGCACCGCCACCGCAAGGCGGTGACGCCGGACTCCGTCGCCACGGTCATCTACACCTCGGGCACCACAGGCCGCCCCAAGGGCTGTGTGCTGACCCACGCCCACTTCATGTACGAGACCGACACCGTGATCAGCCGGTGGGAGCCCGTTTTCCACTCCCGGCGCGGCGACGAGGCGTCCACGCTGCTGTTCCTGCCGCTCGCGCACGTCTTCGGGCGGATGGTCGAGATCGCGGCGATCCGGGGCCGCGTGAAGCTCGGCCACCAGCCGGAGCTGCGGGCGAACGCGCTCCTGCCCGATCTCGCCGCGTTCCGCCCGACGTTCGTCCTGGCCGTGCCGTACGTCTTCGAGAAGGTCTACCACGCGGCCCGCCGCAAGGCGGAGTCGGAGGGGAAGGCCGGGCCCTTCGACAAGGCGGTCGAGGTGGCGGTGCGGCACGCGGAGGCGCGGGAGCACCGGGCGTTCGGGATCGGACCCGGGCCGTCCGCCACGCTGCGCGTCCAGCACCAGTTCTTCGAGAAGGCCGTCTACAGCAAGGTGCGGGAGGCGATGGGCGGGCGGGTGCGGCACGCCTTCTCCGGCGGCTCGGCGATGGACCGGCGGCTCGGCCTCTTCTTCGAGGGCGCGGGCGTCACGATCTACGAGGGGTACGGACTCACCGAGTCGTGCGCGGCGGCCACCGTCAACCCGCCGGAACGCACCCGCTTCGGCACGGTCGGGCAGCCGATCCCCGGCACCACCGTCCACATCGCCGAGGACGGCGAGATATGGCTGCACGGCGGCCTGCTCTTCTCCGGCTACCTCAACGACAGCCGGGCGACGGACGCGGTCCTGCGCGACGGCTGGCTCGCCACCGGTGACCTGGGGTCGCTGGACGAGGACGGCTACCTCACCATCACCGGCCGGAAGAAGGAGATCCTGGTCACGTCGGGCGGCAAGAGCGTGTCGCCCGGGGCGCTGGAGGAACGGGTCCGGGCGCATCCGCTGGTCGCGCAGTGCATCGTGGTCGGCAACAACCGCCCGTACATCGCCGCCCTGGTCACCGTCGACCACGAGGCGGTGGAGCACTGGCTGACCATGCGGGGCAAGCCGCCCCTCAAGGACCGTGAGCTGGTACGCGACCGGGACCTGGAACTGGAGATCCGGCGGGCGGTGGTGGCCGCCAACACGGCCGTGTCGCAGGCGGAGTCGATCCGTACCTTCCGTATCCTGGCGCATCCGTTCAGCGAGGAGCGGGGGTTGCTGACCCCGTCGCTCAAGCTCAAGCGGAAGGCGATCGAGACGGCGTACGCGACGGAGGTCGAGGCCCTCTACAAGTAG
- a CDS encoding class I SAM-dependent methyltransferase — MSPHDDAHAAAATPTATAPTTGNGHTHGHSQGHTHGNDSFDFDWGVLSTQLEQEAEIRGPLYRQAAEWISGLLPAPGARRVLDIGSGPGVVSALLADVFPAAEVVAVDSTPELLERTAARAELLGLKGRVSTRLAELPDAVDTLGEADVIWAGNSLHHLGDQLAALEGFARRLRPGGVLALLEGGLSARHLPRDLGTGMGRPGLEVRFEARLAEWFGAMRSELPGAVRETEDWPALLTAAGLEPSGTRSFLLDIPAPAPLLVREQLVRTFTRLRDKNLAEGSADDREVLDRLLDPEDPRGLLKRPDVFLLEARTVHTARKV, encoded by the coding sequence ATGAGCCCTCACGACGACGCCCACGCGGCGGCGGCGACTCCCACCGCCACCGCCCCCACCACCGGCAACGGCCACACGCACGGCCATTCCCAGGGGCACACCCACGGCAACGACTCCTTCGACTTCGACTGGGGCGTCCTCAGCACCCAGCTCGAACAGGAGGCCGAGATCCGCGGTCCCCTGTACCGGCAGGCCGCCGAGTGGATCTCCGGCCTCCTCCCGGCACCCGGCGCCCGCCGGGTCCTGGACATCGGCAGCGGCCCCGGCGTGGTCTCCGCGCTCCTGGCGGACGTCTTCCCCGCCGCCGAGGTGGTCGCCGTGGACTCCACCCCCGAACTGCTGGAACGTACCGCCGCCCGCGCCGAACTCCTCGGCCTGAAAGGCAGAGTGAGCACGCGCCTCGCCGAACTCCCCGACGCCGTCGACACCTTGGGAGAGGCCGACGTCATCTGGGCCGGCAACTCACTGCACCACCTCGGGGACCAGCTCGCCGCGCTCGAAGGATTCGCCCGGCGGCTGCGCCCCGGCGGGGTGCTCGCCCTCCTGGAGGGCGGCCTGAGCGCCCGCCACCTTCCCCGGGACCTCGGTACGGGCATGGGCCGGCCCGGGCTCGAAGTGCGCTTCGAGGCGCGCCTGGCGGAGTGGTTCGGCGCGATGCGGTCCGAACTGCCCGGCGCCGTACGGGAGACGGAGGACTGGCCGGCCCTGCTGACCGCCGCAGGTCTCGAACCGAGCGGCACCCGCTCCTTCCTGCTCGACATCCCGGCCCCGGCGCCCCTGCTCGTACGGGAGCAACTCGTCCGGACCTTCACGCGATTGCGGGACAAGAACCTGGCGGAGGGGTCGGCGGACGACCGGGAGGTCCTGGACCGGCTGCTGGACCCGGAGGACCCGCGGGGCCTGCTCAAGCGCCCGGACGTCTTCCTGCTGGAGGCCCGTACAGTGCACACCGCGCGCAAGGTCTGA
- a CDS encoding aldo/keto reductase, whose translation MSKVPTVTLNNGIEMPQLGFGVWQVPNDETAQAVGTALEAGYRSIDTAAIYRNEEGTGQAVAASGIPRDELFITTKLWNADQGYDSTLRAFDTSLAKLGLDHVDLYLIHWPQPEKALYVDTYNAFEKILADGRARSIGVSNFLPEHLERLAAETSVVPAVNQIELHPRLQRAESRAYHAEHGIATEAWSPLAQGKNLLDVPTVVAVARKHGKTPAQVVLRWHLQLGNVVIPKSVTPSRIQENFDTVSADFELDADDLAAFAALDEG comes from the coding sequence GTGAGCAAGGTCCCCACCGTTACCCTCAACAACGGCATCGAGATGCCCCAGCTCGGCTTCGGCGTCTGGCAGGTGCCGAACGACGAGACCGCGCAGGCCGTCGGCACCGCGCTGGAGGCCGGCTACCGCAGCATCGACACCGCGGCCATCTACCGCAACGAAGAGGGCACGGGGCAGGCCGTCGCCGCCTCCGGCATCCCCCGCGACGAGCTGTTCATCACCACGAAGCTGTGGAACGCGGACCAGGGGTACGACTCGACCCTGCGCGCCTTCGACACGTCGCTGGCCAAGCTCGGCCTCGACCATGTCGACCTGTACCTGATCCACTGGCCCCAGCCGGAGAAGGCCCTGTACGTGGACACGTACAACGCCTTCGAGAAGATCCTCGCCGACGGCCGCGCCCGGTCCATCGGTGTCTCGAACTTCCTGCCCGAGCACCTGGAGCGGCTGGCCGCCGAGACCTCGGTGGTCCCGGCCGTCAACCAGATCGAGCTGCACCCCCGGCTCCAGCGGGCCGAGTCCCGCGCCTACCACGCGGAGCACGGCATCGCCACGGAGGCCTGGTCGCCGCTCGCCCAGGGCAAGAACCTGCTGGACGTCCCGACGGTGGTGGCCGTCGCGCGCAAGCACGGCAAAACCCCGGCGCAGGTCGTGCTGCGCTGGCACCTCCAGCTAGGCAACGTGGTGATCCCCAAGTCCGTGACCCCGTCCCGGATCCAGGAGAACTTCGACACCGTCTCGGCCGACTTCGAGCTGGACGCGGACGACCTGGCGGCGTTCGCCGCGCTCGACGAGGGCTGA